Part of the Niallia alba genome is shown below.
CCACTTGCTGCTAGTTTGGGATATGGCCATGAACTTTTAACCAATTTATTAGGTACTTCGCCTAAAATTAAACCTGAGCACGTAGTAATAATTGGTGCAAGGTCCTTAGATGAAGGTGAGCGTAAGCTTATAAAGGAATTGGGAATAAAAGTTTTTACGATGCATGAAATTGATCGCTTAGGAATGACAAAAGTAATGGAAGAAACAATTGAATATTTAAAGGATCATACCGATGGAGTCCATTTATCTCTTGATTTGGATGGACTAGATCCCAATGACGCACCGGGTGTTGGCACCCCAGTGCCCGGGGGAATAAGTTACAGAGAAAGTCATTTAGCAATGGAAATGTTAGCAGAATCAGGACTTATTACTTCTGCTGAATTCGTGGAGGTCAATCCGATATTAGATGAAAGAAACAAAACCGCATCGTTAGCAGTAGCATTGATGGGCTCTTTATTTGGGGAAAAATTATTATAAGTTTTAAGAAGGTAACTTTATCCGAAATCTAAAAAGCAGTCATGGATGTGCGCTGCTGTTCATATGATAAGTGGGTTGAGAGTATGGATTAAAGTTACCTTTATTATTATTTAATCGATAATTCGCTACATTTTTTTTCATATTTATTTAATAACAAATCAAGTTTTGTGCTTATGTCAACAACTTGGGGGTGTGAAAAAGAAGTGTTGTTTGCCAAATAGATCATCATTTCACGATGTTCTTCAATGTCTTTTAATAGTTTTCTATCACTCATTTACTTCACCCTCTATATGTTTTTTAATATTTCTTCATTTATATAGCCTCAGTAAATTCAAATGTGCTTGACTTGATTTTAGCATATTATTACTTTTTTTATAACCAATTCTAAAAATTTTAAACATTATGTGGCATTATTTGTTAAAATAAGAATGAGTATCCTAAAAAAGACAGATGTGCATAATAGGGAGATTTTTCACTTCATGTAAGTGGAAATAAATATTTTTTAATACATGAGTCAATTTCATAAGTCTAACTTTTAAAAAATCAAAAACTTGCAGAATTTAATTCCTTTTAATTTTTTTACTTTGATTAAGCAACTTGTTGTTGATTTAACATTTGATTAAGACGGTCTGCAGCTAATTTTGAAGCATTATAAACTAACGTAACGAGGTCAAAATGGACTTTAGCCTTTTTTCCTGTACGATAACGAACATTGTTTAATTGGAAATATCCCTTAAGATAAGCATTCACACGTTCTACCGCCGTGCGTCTTTTGAAGATTTTTTTCCATGTTTGAGATCCACGTGCTGGCGCTGTAAATTTTCTTAAATCTGTAGTGATTTTTACTTTATACACCTTTTGACATAGAGCATCATTGGCTAGTGGACAGTCTTTACATTCGTTTGGACGTGTGTATTTTAGTGTTTCATATTTTACTTCAAAGCTATCATAGCGATAGGAATGTTCACGGACACAAGTAGGAGCGAAATGCTTATCAAAACCAATTGGTTCTGGTTCATTGCGTTTATTATAAGCAATCACAGCTCGATGACCCATTCGATGTATTTGCGTATAAACGGCTTCAAAATCGTAACCAGCGTCCATTGTTTCATAGAGTAAAGAAGAAAGCGATATTCGTTCATGAATTCCTTTTAATAAAGGAATCGCAGCCTTTCCGTCATTCAAGTTGGCCGAAGAAAGAAGGGATTGAAGAATATATTGACTGGATGTTCCAACAGCCAAATGAGCTTTAAATCCATACCAAAAAACGTTTTTTCCTTCACTGTTTTTTTTCACACCCCACTGTGGATCTTGAGGAATTTCAGCTCGAAGGTCGGCTAAAGGAATGTCTAACTGATCTTCGATTTTTTTATCAAAAAGAGGCAGATTGGCTTCCAGTTCCGCCTTTTCAATGAGCCATTTTTCATATTCTTCTTTTGATTTACGCCCACGCTTTTTCGGTTCACTTTTCGGTTGTTCTTCCTTTGGTGGTGCTCCATCTTTTGCGAGAAAGTGTGTAGCGTCAATGGCTACTGTGTCATCGGAAATAAAACCTTCTGAAATCGCTTGATGAAGCAAGGTTCCTTGGACTTTTTCAAGTACATTCGATTCACTGAGGATTGTGACCATTCTGGAATAAGCTGCTTCTGACGGAATAGTATCTGACACTAAAAAGCCACAATCAAGGCGAAAAATCATGTCATTCTGTAATCTTTTCACTAAATCTTTAATAAATGAAATACGCTCTGTGATTCTAGCAACGAGTGAATAAATCATCGCTGCATAGTTCAACTTAACGGGTCTTCCAAAACGTGATTTCTTCGTTACCACAGCGAAGATTGGGTCTATATCAATAGAAGAAAAAATAGCTTCAAAACGTTGGGTAGGTTCTAAATTATATAATTCTTGTAGGTCAAATAGGCTTCCTTGTCGTATAATAGTCATAGGGAGTCTTCCTCCAGTCTTATAAGTTTGTGTGGTGCTTACTTATTTCGACATTTTGGGGAGGTACTCCTTTTTTCGTACATTTGATAGCTTGTGGCTCTAAGGATTTAATTTATGAAATTGATTCACATAATAAAAAAATCTTTAA
Proteins encoded:
- the rocF gene encoding arginase, which produces MKKLTIIGMPMDLGQMRRGVDMGPSAIRYAGVFERLSTLFSSIEDWGDISVGRPETIIDEQSNLRNLHLIAEKNQRLAEMVDKIIQSKSFPLVLGGDHSIAIGTLAGVSKHYKNLGVIWYDAHGDLNTAETSPSGNIHGMPLAASLGYGHELLTNLLGTSPKIKPEHVVIIGARSLDEGERKLIKELGIKVFTMHEIDRLGMTKVMEETIEYLKDHTDGVHLSLDLDGLDPNDAPGVGTPVPGGISYRESHLAMEMLAESGLITSAEFVEVNPILDERNKTASLAVALMGSLFGEKLL
- a CDS encoding aspartyl-phosphate phosphatase Spo0E family protein; amino-acid sequence: MSDRKLLKDIEEHREMMIYLANNTSFSHPQVVDISTKLDLLLNKYEKKCSELSIK
- a CDS encoding transposase: MTIIRQGSLFDLQELYNLEPTQRFEAIFSSIDIDPIFAVVTKKSRFGRPVKLNYAAMIYSLVARITERISFIKDLVKRLQNDMIFRLDCGFLVSDTIPSEAAYSRMVTILSESNVLEKVQGTLLHQAISEGFISDDTVAIDATHFLAKDGAPPKEEQPKSEPKKRGRKSKEEYEKWLIEKAELEANLPLFDKKIEDQLDIPLADLRAEIPQDPQWGVKKNSEGKNVFWYGFKAHLAVGTSSQYILQSLLSSANLNDGKAAIPLLKGIHERISLSSLLYETMDAGYDFEAVYTQIHRMGHRAVIAYNKRNEPEPIGFDKHFAPTCVREHSYRYDSFEVKYETLKYTRPNECKDCPLANDALCQKVYKVKITTDLRKFTAPARGSQTWKKIFKRRTAVERVNAYLKGYFQLNNVRYRTGKKAKVHFDLVTLVYNASKLAADRLNQMLNQQQVA